The Brachyspira hyodysenteriae ATCC 27164 sequence ATATCACCGAAGTCTGTTTCTATCATACATCCGCCGACATCAACATTAGGGTCTTCCAATACTGTTACACCCTCAATCTTATCAAGCATTTGATAAAACTCATCTTTATGTCTTGCAGAAACTTCCAAATCATCAATATTAACTCTGATAGTGATTTTAGTTCTGCCTTTAATTCTTCTTAAAGCTTCCTGTATATTTCTTATAACTATACCTTTGTCTCTTTCAGTAAGCATTTTTACAACACGCTTAGCTATAAGAACAGCAACCTCAATAACTTGAGCCTCTGCTGCATCTATTATTTCATTTCTTTTATTAATAGTTTCAGCTAAGATTTTTTTCATCTTTTCTGTTAATTTTATTAAATCATTATTGCTGTCAGAAAAAGATTTTTCAAAACCTTCATCATAACCTTTAGCATATCCTTCTTTATAAGCAGCATCTTTTATAGATTCTGATTCGCTTTGTATTCTTTCTTTTTCAGCATTAGCATCTTGTATTATTCTTGAAGCATCAACTTTAGCCTGTTCAGAAATAACATGTGCCTCATTTTGTTTAGATTTAAATATTTCAAAGGCTTGTGTTTTAGCATCTTCAATGATTCTGTCTGCCTCATCAACAGCCTTTCTCCTCATATCTCTTAAATCTTCTTCCCACTGAGCTCTAAGTCCTGCAATCTCAGCTTCAATCTCTTCAATAGAAGGACCTCTGTATTCCTCTTGAGACTCTTCATAATCTAGTTCTTCCTGAGATTTATGATGAGGTACAGCAATATTAACTTTTTGAGTAAGTTCAACAATACTTCTGGATTTAAAAACCTTTTCTGGCATAATTTACTCCCAATTATTATTATAATTATTATCCTAAAAAATCACACAACCATTTCATCTTCACCGGCACGAGCAACAACGATATCACCTTGCTCTTCAAGCTTACGAATGATATTAACGATTTTTTGCTGAGCCTCTTCAACGTCTTTAAGACGAACAGGTCCCATAAAGTCCATATCCTCTTTAAGCAATGCAGCAGCACGTTTGGACATGTTTCTGTAAACTTTATCCTGAGCATCTGTATCAACACTCTTAAGCGCCTTAGCCAAATCGCTTGAATCAACCTCACGAAGTACCTTCTGTATAGCTCTGTCATCAAGCAATACGATATCTTCGAATACAAACATACGTTTCTTGATCTCTTCTGCAAGTTCCGGATCGTCTTCCTCCAAACTCTCGATAATACTTTTCTCAGTAGATCTATCAACACTGTTAATAATTTCTACTATAGAATCGATACCGCCGGCAGAAGTAAAGTCCTCACTAGCAAGAGTAGAAAGTTTTCTTTCAAGTACCCTTTCAACCTCTCTTAAAACCTCTGGAGATGTTCTGTCCATTATAGCAATACGTTTAGCTACATCAGGCTGAATCTCTGTAGGCAAAGCTCCCAATATACTAGCAGCTTTTTGTGCTTCCAAATAAGCCAAAATAAGTGCTATAGTTTGAGGGTGTTCACCTTGTATAAAGTTAAGCAAGTGAGCAGGGTCTGTACGGCGTATAAAATCAAAAGGTCTAACTTGTAATGAAGAAGTTAATCTATTGATTATATCGCTAGCCTTCTGACTACCCACAGATCTTTCAAGCAAGTCTCTTGCATAATCTATACCGCCTTGAGTTATGAAGTCCTGAGCTATCATCATCTCTTGGAATTCTC is a genomic window containing:
- the fliH gene encoding flagellar assembly protein FliH; protein product: MPEKVFKSRSIVELTQKVNIAVPHHKSQEELDYEESQEEYRGPSIEEIEAEIAGLRAQWEEDLRDMRRKAVDEADRIIEDAKTQAFEIFKSKQNEAHVISEQAKVDASRIIQDANAEKERIQSESESIKDAAYKEGYAKGYDEGFEKSFSDSNNDLIKLTEKMKKILAETINKRNEIIDAAEAQVIEVAVLIAKRVVKMLTERDKGIVIRNIQEALRRIKGRTKITIRVNIDDLEVSARHKDEFYQMLDKIEGVTVLEDPNVDVGGCMIETDFGDIDARINTQLNEIETAIKEVEPIKGF
- the fliG gene encoding flagellar motor switch protein FliG, with the translated sequence MPAEKEKDKKQRVLSGRKKVAIFLVSLGMETSSEIFKHLREEEIEQITFDIARLENIESADKDAVFREFQEMMIAQDFITQGGIDYARDLLERSVGSQKASDIINRLTSSLQVRPFDFIRRTDPAHLLNFIQGEHPQTIALILAYLEAQKAASILGALPTEIQPDVAKRIAIMDRTSPEVLREVERVLERKLSTLASEDFTSAGGIDSIVEIINSVDRSTEKSIIESLEEDDPELAEEIKKRMFVFEDIVLLDDRAIQKVLREVDSSDLAKALKSVDTDAQDKVYRNMSKRAAALLKEDMDFMGPVRLKDVEEAQQKIVNIIRKLEEQGDIVVARAGEDEMVV